TACCAGCAATTGCTCCTCGGCCTCAATATCCTCTGCCGTAACATAGAAATTCCGGTTAGCTTGGGGAACACGAATGACATAATCAAACGCATTATCAGGATTGCGGTCGTAAGCAATCAGGTAGCCATAGTCTCCGATAGGAAGACTCTGCTCAAAAGCGTCTGCGATAATGACAATCTTCTCTCCTAAACGCAGCATCATCCTACCTCCTGACCAAAATCTATCATGGTTCTGCTTGTTTCAACAGTCTACTAAAAAAAGATAGAGCTGTCCAGCAGCAGGATGATTGTACGATGAATTTCCGCAGAAAACACTCTGAAAATTCATGAAAGATCGCTTTCTTATTGCAAAGCTTGCTAGACTGGCAATTTATTCCTTCCAGCCAGCAGTGAGGCGCTGGCAATACAAATAATAATCAGGAGCACTGCGGAGACAATCGGTGCCAAGCTCACTCCGGTGCCTCCATCTGCAAGTACACCGGCAGACATTCCCGGCAGAGCAGCAGGCATCCAGTTCAGCTTAACTGGCAACAGGCCATGGACCAGACTCATGACCGCTGCCAGCAGGAGAGATAGACCGGCAGCTGCAGGTCCGCGCAGCCAGGCACTGAAGAGCAGCGTAAGCGATACCGCACAGAGCAGCCACAGCGCATACAGCGCAGACGCTGCAATCACATCCCCCCAGGATAAAGCCCCCATAAGCTGTACAGTATAATAAGCCGCTCCCGCTGTTCCCAGCCCAATGGCAATAACCAGCACCGTGAAGTTCGCGGTCCATTTGGCTGCAACAACGGATATAGAGGAGACCGGCTTCGCCATTAACAGTTCGGAGGTGCCGCTGCTGCGCTCTCCTGCCAGACTGTTCATCGTTCCCAGCACCAGAATCAGCATCCCAATTGTTCCATACTGGCCTAAGGCCTGAGCCATTACAGAAGACGCAGCTGGTCTCTCCATATTCTCCATCAATCCAGCCGGGACATTGGAAGAGAACGCCAGGATATCCGCCATATAAAAGCTGACCAGCGGCTGCATAATTCCCAGAACAATAAACACCACGGGAACCCAAATCAGCTTATAGCTGCGCACATTCTCCAACATCTCCTTCAAATATAGAGCCCAAAGCCTCCTCATGTTCCCACCACCTTCATGAACAGGTCCTCCAGTGTCGATGAGCCTGCTTCAAATTGCAGCAGCGGAATATCCAGTTCCACAGCTTCCTGTAAAAGCGTCCGGCGGGCGAGTTCTACATCCGTGACATTGAACACGGCCTTGCCATCCGAAATTAGCGCTTCTTCAATAAAATCCCTGTGTCTAAGTCCTTCAAGCCAGCGGATAGCCGAATCTTCCTTCCCTGTAGTGAGTCGGATTACCGGCAGACTGTATTCTGCACGGAGACTGGACAAGGTTCCTTGGACAGCTATAGTCCCCTGGTTCATCAATACGACATCATCGCATATCTCTTCCGCATCATGCAGCACATGCGTGGAGAAAATAACGGTTGTCTCCTCCCGGATGTCCCTAAGCAGCTCCATGACTTCCCGGCGTCCGATAGGATCAAGCGCGGAGACAGGCTCATCCAGCAAAAGCAGACGCGGGCGGTGTACCAGGGCCTGACCCAGCCCGAGGCGCTGCTTCATTCCCCCGGAATATCCGCCAATCCGCCGCCGTGCCGCAGAGCCTAGTCCCACACGCTCCAGCACAACGCCCGATACCGCCGCAGCCTCCCGTGCATTCATGCCGCTCATCCTGGCGGCAAATACGATGTATTCGAGTCCGCTCATCCAGTTGTAGAAAGCCGGGGCTTGCGGCAGATAGCCCAGTTGCCGGCGGTAATCCTTCCCCGGAGACCCGTCAAAAGTGATCGTTCCGGCAGACTGCGTCAGAAGACCGGCAAGCATACGCAGCGTTGTAGTCTTCCCGGCTCCATTGGGTCCGAGCAGCGCGACACAGCGTCCTGCTTCAATTCCAAAGCTGATGCCGTTCACCGAGGGATGCCCCTTAAAGCTCTTGTGAAGATCCTTGACCTCAAGCAGCGGCATTAGAATTCTTTCCTTCCCAGTGTAAAATAAGCCACGCTGCCCAGCAGGTTGCCAAAAATCAAGAACAGAA
This genomic interval from Paenibacillus sp. FSL H8-0332 contains the following:
- a CDS encoding ATPase, whose translation is MLRLGEKIVIIADAFEQSLPIGDYGYLIAYDRNPDNAFDYVIRVPQANRNFYVTAEDIEAEEQLLVLEAERATHEALIDYALSTYNEKLFHHLMNGEEVEVEEIEAASPESLSQADFIKQVNLRAWI
- a CDS encoding ABC transporter permease subunit, whose product is MKEMLENVRSYKLIWVPVVFIVLGIMQPLVSFYMADILAFSSNVPAGLMENMERPAASSVMAQALGQYGTIGMLILVLGTMNSLAGERSSGTSELLMAKPVSSISVVAAKWTANFTVLVIAIGLGTAGAAYYTVQLMGALSWGDVIAASALYALWLLCAVSLTLLFSAWLRGPAAAGLSLLLAAVMSLVHGLLPVKLNWMPAALPGMSAGVLADGGTGVSLAPIVSAVLLIIICIASASLLAGRNKLPV
- a CDS encoding ABC transporter ATP-binding protein, translated to MPLLEVKDLHKSFKGHPSVNGISFGIEAGRCVALLGPNGAGKTTTLRMLAGLLTQSAGTITFDGSPGKDYRRQLGYLPQAPAFYNWMSGLEYIVFAARMSGMNAREAAAVSGVVLERVGLGSAARRRIGGYSGGMKQRLGLGQALVHRPRLLLLDEPVSALDPIGRREVMELLRDIREETTVIFSTHVLHDAEEICDDVVLMNQGTIAVQGTLSSLRAEYSLPVIRLTTGKEDSAIRWLEGLRHRDFIEEALISDGKAVFNVTDVELARRTLLQEAVELDIPLLQFEAGSSTLEDLFMKVVGT